One Salarias fasciatus chromosome 9, fSalaFa1.1, whole genome shotgun sequence DNA segment encodes these proteins:
- the LOC115394336 gene encoding very-long-chain enoyl-CoA reductase-like, with translation MSRATFFEVEVLNAKTREQLCFLDKVEPHSTIGDIKNLFHKSYPHWYPARQALKLDPRGKSLRDDEILQNLPVGTTATMYFKDLGPQLGWTMVFLAEYIGPLLTYLLFFFRVPYIYSPRYAFTSSPHPVVTLACACHTFHYVKRLIETIFVHRFSHGTMPLRTIFKNCAYYWGFSAWLAYYINHPLYTPPSYGELQVNYALVLFVMCELGNFSIHWTLNNLRGDGSKSRKFPVPTKNPFTWLFFFVSCPNYTYELGAWVSFSVMTQCLPVALYTLLGFIQMTIWARGKHRAYSREFKNYPSLRVAIIPLIL, from the exons ATGAGCCGGGCCACCTTCTTCGAG GTGGAGGTTCTCAACGCCAAGACCCGGgagcagctttgttttttagATAAG GTGGAGCCACACTCAACTATAGGAGACATAAAGAACCTTTTCCACAAATCAT ATCCTCACTGGTATCCAGCGAGACAGGCCCTGAAGCTTGATCCCA GGGGAAAATCGCTCAGAGATGatgagatcctgcagaacctgcCTGTCGGGACCACTGCCACCATGTACTTCAAAGACCTGGGCCCGCAGCTGGGATGGACCATG gtaTTTCTTGCTGAATATATCGGGCCTCTCCTCACCTACCTGCTCTTCTTTTTTCGAGTCCCGTACATTTACTCCCCCAGATATGCGTTTACCTCCAGTCCCCACCCCGTTGTCAC ACTAGCATGTGCCTGTCACACTTTCCACTACGTGAAGAGGCTGATAGAGACTATCTTTGTGCATCGCTTCTCCCACGGGACCATGCCTCTCAGGACTATATTCAAG AATTGTGCCTATTACTGGGGGTTCTCAGCCTGGTTGGCCTACTACATCAACCACCCTCTTTATACGCCACCGT cGTACGGAGAATTACAAGTCAACTACGCCCTGGTTTTATTTGTG ATGTGTGAGTTGGGAAACTTCTCCATCCACTGGACGCTGAATAATCTCAGAGGAGACG GATCCAAGAGCAGGAAGTTCCCCGTGCCCACTAAGAACCCTTTCACGtggctctttttctttgtatccTGTCCAAATTACACATACGAG CTTGGGGCCTGGGTGAGCTTCTCCGTCATGACCCAGTGCCTGCCAG TGGCGTTGTACACGCTCCTGGGGTTCATCCAGATGACCATCTGGGCCAGAGGGAAGCACAGGGCCTACAGCAGGGAGTTCAAGAACTACCCGAGTCTCCGGGTGGCCATCATCCCCCTGATCCTGTGA